TGGTCACACTTTGTCATAAAGCAGCACTCTGAGGGGGAGGCCTGTGGTGGACTTTGCAGCAGTGGTGCTCCATGGAGcttgtcagctgctgctgattgataaataaatgtatttaaagCTGTGGTTATTCCTCCTCATTCTGTCTGTCCTATTTAAATTAGCCAGAGTActgctttttaatgttttgggcGTGAGGCTTTCTTGAGGGAATAGGAGCACAGCACATGGAGGTGAGCTCTGAATTTGTAAGTTACAGCTGAGGCCCTGCTTCAGGATGGAGCTTACCAAACAGTCCCTAGCCAAAAAAGCCCTGATTTTGCAGAGACAAgtgccctgcagccttcttaCTGGAAGtcaggctgccctgctgcagccacccacTGTAGTCACAACTCTTCCCTAGTGACAAGGGGTTGGCTGtagctgctgtgagctgtgctggttacTCCACTGCACTGCTGAAGGTTTGCCTGCTGCCTGCGCTGCCGGAGCGTGAGGTAGTTCCTTTGCGCATGGCGGCTGGCAGCTAGCAGCGGGGTCACCTCGCTGCCCGGGCTGGGAAGCCGGAGAAAGCTGCAGATGCGGCCGGGGCTGAAGGGAGCCGGGCACCGACTGTGGAGGATCTGCCCGCCAAGGGGCACCAGAACCGCGGCCCGCTCCCCCATCCGGCAGAGAATGCCTCGGGATGGCGCGAGGGGCGGGTTGGGCCTCCTCAAGGGCGTGCGCCTTCGTCCCGCGCATCCCATTGGTCGAGGGCAGACCCGCGCGCATGCGCTCCGCTGGAGCGCGGCCAGCTTTATAGCGCAGAGGAGGGGCCCTAGGGCCTGGGCTAGCGGCATGGCGGGGCGGCGTCGGCTGCTCTCGTTCTTGTTCCTGCTCCCGCTGCTCTTCCCGGTGCTGGTCCCGCTCCCGGTCTCGCTCCTGCCGCCTCCGCCAGCGAACGGTGAGAGCGGGAGGGGGGGTAGGACCGGCACTCGCACGTGTCGCGGTTGTGCTTCTTAGCTCCCGCGTACACCCTTCGCTCCCATTGGCTGCTGCTCGTGTACGCCCTCGCGTGCGGGCTTCCCTCGCGAGGGGCGGGGAGGGTAGAGGAtctttggggggtggggggggaatcaGCATTCCAGCGGCTCCTCACCCTCTGGCcgtccctgcagcctccctgcctgGTTGCTCCTCGGGCCAGTTCCAGTGCAAGCCTGGCACCCTCTGCTTTCTGAATGAGTGGCGCTGCGATGGGCACCCGGACTGCGAGGACGGGGAGGACGAGCGGGACTGCAGTGGGCGCCCGGACTGCGAGGACGGTGAGGACGAGTGGGGATGCGAGACGGCGACCCCGGCGGAGCCGAGTCCTGATGACGCCTGGGTGACCCCGCCGCGGAGCTCGGCGGTGCTGCCCACTGACAGCGCAGGTACGGGACCGGGAACACAGATTCCGGTCGGCCGGGGGAGGGCAGCTGCAGACTGAGTCCGGTGGTACCCCGGTAAAGGCCCTCACTGCCACGCAGAGACCACTGCGCTGCTGGCAGCGTGCTGCGGGGAGGGGAAGCGCTGCAGGGTTGGCCCTACCTTGAGCTTCCTCCCGTGGACAATGCGGTGAAATCCCCCAGGGGAAGTGCCTTTGAAGTACCTTCTTCCAGAAAGTGCCATTCTGTAGCTTCCTTCCAACAAAGCAGTGGTACTGGAGTCCCATCTCAGCTGCTCTCGTCTTTGGGGAGTAGGTgaactggagggaaggggaCAGTGGAAGCGCTTCTGGGCCGTAGGAGCAGGATCAGGGCAGCAGATGCTGGTGTCTGTCAAGCTGACCTTCAGCACCTgcatccccagggctgctcttgtctgctgctctgctctgagttGTTCTGGAGCTTCCCTTGTCACAGACCTGTAActggctgaggggcttggaagGGCTGTTCCAGCCCCAGGGGTTCTGTGGTGTCAGGGAGTTGAAGCACCAGGTATGGAGGGTAGGGATACTGCTGCAGGCATGAGCAGCAGTGCTTGGATTTGATCTCTGCAGCAGTTCATTTGGTAGGTGGGGAGGTGTGTTGCAACCAAAAGGTTGGACCTTGGGCTTCTACAAGGACAGGTTAGGATGCTGCAGCTACAGCTGGACAGTTTCCCAGCTTTCCCTCTCACACATTTCCAGCaggaggtttggtttttttttttttcctctctgctgtgggcTTATCACAGTAACAGCAGATAAGTTTCTGCTCAAATTGAAAAAGGCCTCTTGAGGTTGGCATTGTTGAGGTGAGCTGGGCACTCAGCCAGACACTGACCATAAGGTGTGTTGGAAGCCTGACTGacttcttgctttttcttgcaGAGACTTCAGGTACAGCTGTGCTTGAGGGCTCTGTGCCATCAGGGACTCAAGGCCACTTTTGGATCTTGATTGTTGCAGGTATGTGAGACCCAGACTGCTGTACATGGTCCTGGGCTATACATTGAGTATCCTGATGGAATTAATTCCAGATTTGTGTCAGTAGCTGCTtttgctgggctgggaggaCTGGGGCAGGCCTTACACCACAGCTTAATTATTCCTCTGACTCGGACACACCATGTCCTTGGAAAGGTCATTCCATGCAGTCTGGCACTAACTCGTTTCCTCTTTCTGTCCCTTATCCTTGAGGGAAGCTGCTGATCTCTAGCTGTTGGCTAACACTGTTGAGCAGCAGAATCCAGCCCTGATGTCCAGGCCAAGTACTGTGAGTGGTTCTCTGCTTGTGCACTCTCCTCTCTAGTGCTCCTGAGTGTCCTGGTAGCTGTGGGTTCTATTGCTGTTTGGGGTCTGTccaaagcaaaaagcagatCTGACATCTTCAGTCTTGAAAAACCATCCAGGGAACAGCTGATGCCTGACAAGAGCCAGACAGGTTCCTTTCCCTGAAGGTAAGTCTCTTGTGCCCGAGGGAGAAATGCCTATTGCTTTGTATTCCCAGCCTCTAGAGCTTTCCCCTCTGGGAGCAGCTTTTCCCAACTATTCCTGCTGCTGGTCAGCCTCATGCCTGGGTTTTCAGTCTGGcttgaagcagcagagctctcctcttcctcacaagTCAGGCTTGAAGGCTCTTGCTTGGCTGCAGGGGTAGCTGCCTAGCCCAGTGTGAGACGATGATGGCTTGCTCTGGTGGTGATGTCTGATCTCTGTCCCTCCTTCACTGCCCAAGGACACTGAGCAGTGTCCTTGTGCTGatctgctgctgggggctgtttTCCTCAGCTTTGCACAAAGGGAAGTCAAACCAGTCCATTCCCAGAGGCCTGTCCATAACCAAGTGCTTCTCTGCTCTTGTAACAGGGATTTTTGCCATGAGGTGATGAGATGGTTCTGGTGCCCCTCCTGCTCACTACAGAGGCTGACTGCGTTGGACATAAGCTCTTCAGTCTGGGTTGTTGCACTGGAGTAAGAAGGTGCTCCCCTTGGAAATGGGTCTTAGATGGTTGGGACTACTTTGGCTCTGGAAGTAGCACAGAGCCTTCCCTGGTGCTATGAACTCACCCCTCATACAGATGGGAGACATTCCCTCCTGTTGCTGTCTCCAGGGGCTGGTGATGCCACTTCTTACCAGTGTGGCCTTGGGCACAGAGGTTTTGTTCTCCATGACGTGACAGGCACTAGGTGCACTGTTTCCTCCCAGATTCCTGTCAACTGCTTTCTTCCACTTCCAGCCAAGAGGCCTTTTCCACCTGCCCCATTCTTCCCCCTGAGTTTTGTCAGGGAGTGGAGACTCCGACATGCatttcagcaggagctgagtgACTCCACAGGGATTAGCTGGCTGTTTGCTCCCTGTTTGTGCTGGGCTTTTGGTGCTGCTCAGTCCTACCTGCAAGAGGTGTGTACTGGCAGGTCAACCTTGAAAAGCTTCTGCCTGATGGGGCTTTGCCAAGCTGCCACTGAGAGCCAGCATGGGGcaagcagcttctcctcacactCCCTTCCAGCCATCCTCACACTCCCTTCCAGCCAGGTCACTGCCCTGTGCAGAACTACACTTTTCaccccagtgctgagctctgGATGTTGTTTCTCTGACACTGTTCGAGGTATCTTCCTTAAAACTCTTCTGACATCAGTGGTGTCCTTGAGgtgtctgtactgggaccaatGCATTTATCTCCATCAGTGGTGTGTTCAGTGGGGTCAAGTGCGGTTGATTTGCCTGGGAGatgggatccagccagagggaccttcaggctggaagagtggGGCCATGtgaaccttatgaagttcatGTGCAAGGTCCTGTGCCTTGGTTGgggcagtctggagaagagaaggctccagggagaccctatTGTGTCTGTTCAGTAATATAAATATTGATTAAAAGTACAAATACTGattcaaaatataaataaaggGGGCTTGGAAGAAAGGTGGAGAGAGGCTTTTGAccagggcctgcagtgacaggaccaggcaCAATGGTTATAAAGTGGAAGGAGGTGGACTAAGATTGGACACAAGGGAGAaatttttcacactgagggttgtgagaccctagcccaggttgcccaggcaggtggtagatccctggaaacatctgaggtgaggtttggggtttttttgctttcagcttGCAGTAGCTGATGTCTTGGATCAAACATGGTTTGTGCACTGGGGCCTCTGTGCAGCTTCCTGAGCAGCTGCATGCTGTGCACTTCTCAGGAGAACTGGCAGTTGGGGAAGGAAATTCCTGAGCAGAGCCTTCAGGTCAGTGGTGGCCCCATGCACCTTGCACAAATGTTCACCAAGTGCACAAATGATGAaatgctgctgcccaggctgctgagctctctgccTTAAAGGTGAGACTTTGCCTTGCCAAGCAGACCCTGGTCATCAGCCTTGGAGCAGGAGCCTTCATCTGCTGGATGGTGTGGGGGAGATGGTGAACCCCATCAGAGAGACAGCTCCATGTGGTGGGGAGCTCTGAGTTCCTCCAGAGCTGCTATGTTTAGCACCAGCCTGCAGGTCACCTTCAGGGCTGCACACAGCCTTGCTTCTGTTTTCATAGGGACAGGTGGAGAGAGCTGCTGGTGAATGACACAGGGGAATAAAGAATCTGAAACTAAgggctgctgggttttttttactttccttgGGTTTATCCACGTGGGAGGGTGGGGGCTGCATCACCTTGGGATTTTCACATCCTGGGAAAGAGGACTCGTGGTGGAtaggctggcagggcaggtaGGGAAAGCAAGggctgctgtgcctgcctggGTCTGGAGTGACACCAGCACACGCCAGAGAAAATGGAATCAAGGGAGCAGAgtgacagaagaaaatgaaataaaggaaGCAGATTGTGTGGGGCCGAGtgaagcagctggtgctggcacCCAGGGGTGCACAACAGATGACAATGGAAAGTTTAGCCAACAACCTGAGAAATTTGAGACTACCTGAGTTGGCTCCTTCATGAGAGTAAGGGAAAGGGGCAAATGTGCAGCAGAGTGGGAAGGTGCTCCAGAGATCCCAGTAGGACAGGGCTGAGCCAGGGCTGATAGAGCTGCTTGTGGCAGAGGTCAGCTGTCACCAGCCTGGCCCAGATCATCCTCTTAGCTGGAGCTGTAGAGCTGAGCTGCCCTGTTCTGTGACACAGGGCAGAGCCCCTTGCTCTGTGTGGTGAGGAGCAAGGCTGGGGGGTCATGCTGAGCAGTCTCAGCCTCTTCCCACTGCAAGTCCCTGCAGGTTTTGCTCACTGATCCCTGAGCTGTTCCAGGGCTGAaagaaacttttatttttttggtgggtCTTGTGCCAGAAGCATTTTTGTTGTCCTAATCCCCAGGCTCAGGGACTTCAATGGTGGTGGAGcctgagctgctttccagcctgggagcagctttgtgctccaggtccctctgttcAATTAGATCAATTCATGGAAATCTTTGTGGTGTTTCACATGGTGAGCTaaggctgtgctccagatgTTTAGTTTTGATTCCCCTTTTAACTTGCAGATCAAAAggattctttccttctcttctctttctgtagTTTAGGGGAGTTTTTCCTGCATATTTGCATTTCCAGTGCCCCGTTTCCTGttcctgcccttgctgctggGAGCACGGCTGCTGTGGTGAGCAGGTGGCACAGGGCATTGatgcaggagcagctctcacGTTGAGGATCTTCTCAGGCACTGAGTTGAGGGTCAGAAGGTTCCTTCACCTCTTTCCGCATCAAtctgggtgctgagggatgagCTGGGAGGTGACGGCCACTTCCCTGCCTTGGGCTGTGACAACTGatggggcaggggcagctgctTAAGGAGTGGCTGCTGCCAAGAGCAGCATCTGCAGTGGGGGTGCAAAGCTGGTGGAATCCTGACCGCCTGCACCTTCCTGTGTTGCCAGGGGAGGGCTTCGGGGTCAGATCAAGGCAAgtccctgctgcctctccaCTTGCCATTGTGGATGCCGTCCTTGGGAGCCGGGTAGCGTGCCAGAGGCAAACAGCTAATAACAGCCcaagggaggagaggggcaggCTGGAAATAGTTCCTTACATAAAGGGCTGCTGCTCCAATCTCATTATGGTCTTAGGGAGCGGACACTCGGCCGCCTCCGACCCCTCGGATGGAAATCACAATCTGATCAGCAATCGGCTTTGGGAACCTGGCAGGTGCCACATGGCACCATAGCACAGCCAgtgccccctgggcagcagctcacCGCTGCTCCTCTGAGCCCGCAGCACTTCTCCCATCGGTGTGCAGCCGGTGGGAACACTCCCATGGAGCCGgagctgccctcctccagcccatagcagcaggcagagggcacCATGCGGCAGCTGGCAGCGAGGCGGGCGAGTCTCTCAGCCAGCGTCAAGATCGGGGATCGCCGCGGCTGCTGCTACAGGACCccggaggaggaggaagtgcaCATTCCGTTCGCACAGGACAGCCTGGTGAAGCGATGGAGCTCCATGCAGAACGTGGCAGATGTGAGCCAGGAGGAAAGCAAAGCTCCCGTCCAAAGGAACAAGTTCCTGCTCAACATTAACGTGGGTGGCAAACCGTTCCAGATCGCCTGCAAGGTGGCAGCCCAGTACCCTGTCACCAGGCTGGGCAAGCTTGCCCTCTGCACGGACCCCATGacaaagctgcagctctgtgatgaCTACTCGGTGCAGAAGAATGAGTACTTCTTTGACAGGGACCCTTCCATCTTCCACTACATCTTCCACTTCTACTGCAGCGGAGTGCTGTGGATCATGGATGAGATGTGCCCCAGCAACTTCATGGAGGAGGTGGAGTACTGGGGGATCCACCTGAAGTACAGCCAGCGCTGCTGCCGCATCCTCTTTGAGGAGAAGCAGGACGAGCTCAACGAGTACCTGAAAatagagaaggagctggaggcagaaCTGGAGCCCGTGGACTTGTCAGGGAAGTTTGAGGGCAAGTTCCTGGGGCAGTTCCGGGGGATGGTCTGGAACCTGATCGAGAACCCCTACTCCTCAGTGGCAGCTAAGATCATTGCGGTCATGTCAAGTCTCTTTGTGCTCATCTCCATCGTGGGCATGACGCTCAGCACCGTGGAGGAGATACAGCACAAGACAGGGAAGGTGTGGatggagcagctggaggtggTCTGTGCCATCTTCTTCACCTCTGAGTACATCATGAGGCTCAtctcctccaccagcttcaAGAACTTCCTGCGTGCGGCGTTCAATGCTGTGGACCTGGTGGCCATCCTGCCCTTCTACGTCCAGATCCTCTTCGAGAGCCTGGACGAGGCAGAGACTCTGTACCATGAGGAGCTGCACAAGGTGGAGAACGTCAGCAAGCTGGGCAAGGTCCTCAAGCTCATCAAGCTCATGCGGATCTTCCGCATCCTCAAGCTGGCGCGGCACTCCACCGGGCTGCGAGCCTTCGGCTTCACCATGCGCCAGTGCTACCAGCAGGtctgctgcctcttcctcttcatcGCCATGGGGGTCTTCACCTTCTCCGCCCTCATGCACTCGGTGGAGCATGACGTGCCAGGAACCAGCTTCACCAGCATCCCCTATGCATGGTGGTGGGCAGCGGTAAGTGggtaggggctgccctgctgcctggggggctcacccctgctgccagccaggaggCAGAACAGGGCCcaggcttcccagcagctcagccctccaTGCTCTGAGAAACCAGAGATTTGGGCTCAAAAGCCAGCACTGTGGTGGGATGGTGGGACAGAGGTGGTGGCCTGGGAACCTCCATGCCTGAGCTGGTGACAAGGTGTAACTCAGTCCAGGCTTTGTTTTGTCATGGGACGAAGTGTTGGGTGGATGTGAGACAGCCAACCAGGACaccactgcagcctggctgggctcAGGAGAGGGTGACCCAGGGCTGCATGTGAGTACCaaggaaacagaatcatagaatcacagaatggt
Above is a genomic segment from Indicator indicator isolate 239-I01 chromosome 36, UM_Iind_1.1, whole genome shotgun sequence containing:
- the CD320 gene encoding CD320 antigen; protein product: MAGRRRLLSFLFLLPLLFPVLVPLPVSLLPPPPANASLPGCSSGQFQCKPGTLCFLNEWRCDGHPDCEDGEDERDCSGRPDCEDGEDEWGCETATPAEPSPDDAWVTPPRSSAVLPTDSAETSGTAVLEGSVPSGTQGHFWILIVAVLLSVLVAVGSIAVWGLSKAKSRSDIFSLEKPSREQLMPDKSQTGEGFGVRSRQVPAASPLAIVDAVLGSRVPHGTIAQPVPPGQQLTAAPLSPQHFSHRCAAGGNTPMEPELPSSSP
- the LOC128978414 gene encoding potassium voltage-gated channel subfamily V member 2-like — protein: MRQLAARRASLSASVKIGDRRGCCYRTPEEEEVHIPFAQDSLVKRWSSMQNVADVSQEESKAPVQRNKFLLNINVGGKPFQIACKVAAQYPVTRLGKLALCTDPMTKLQLCDDYSVQKNEYFFDRDPSIFHYIFHFYCSGVLWIMDEMCPSNFMEEVEYWGIHLKYSQRCCRILFEEKQDELNEYLKIEKELEAELEPVDLSGKFEGKFLGQFRGMVWNLIENPYSSVAAKIIAVMSSLFVLISIVGMTLSTVEEIQHKTGKVWMEQLEVVCAIFFTSEYIMRLISSTSFKNFLRAAFNAVDLVAILPFYVQILFESLDEAETLYHEELHKVENVSKLGKVLKLIKLMRIFRILKLARHSTGLRAFGFTMRQCYQQVCCLFLFIAMGVFTFSALMHSVEHDVPGTSFTSIPYAWWWAAVSLSTVGYGDTVPDSVLGRIVAFACISFGIILNGMPISILYNKFSDYYAKLKAHENELNQALKPCRRVRLKERVLRKLSECCGADPRGPR